Genomic DNA from Peribacillus simplex NBRC 15720 = DSM 1321:
TTCTGCCGCTTTAGCATGGTTGATCGCTTCAATCGTTTGAGGCATAACGCCATCATCCGCAGCAACGACAAGAATGGTGATATCGGTAACTTGTGCACCGCGGGCACGCATTGTTGTAAACGCAGCATGGCCTGGTGTATCCAGGAATGTTATTTTCTTATCGTTAACTTTAACTTGATAAGCACCGATATGCTGAGTGATTCCGCCCGCTTCGCCTTCAGTAACTTTTGTATGGCGTATAGAATCAAGCAATGTCGTTTTACCATGGTCAACGTGCCCCATGATCGTCACGACAGCTGGACGTTCAATCAAATCTTCAGAAGCGTCCTCAGTGACAAGTGATTCAAGGTCTGTTAGGTCGACACGAATCTCTTCTTCGGCGACTACACCGTATTCCGTACAAATCAATTCTATTGCATCTTTATCCAAAGTTTGGTTGATTGTAGCCATAACACCAAGCATAAAGAGCTTTTTAATGATTTCAGAAGGTTCACGGTGAAGTTTTTTTCCAAGTTCCATAACCGTCAAAGACTCATAAAACGTAATTTTCTCTGGAAGTTCTCTTTCTTTACGTTTTGTAACAGGTGCCTGAGGCGCTTGTTGTCTTTGTTTATTATTTTTATTCTTGTTATTGCGACCCTTGTTGAACTGACCTGTTGGTTTTTTCGTCCCTACAGGTTTAACTGGTGGTTTCTTCTTCAGTTTTTCTTTATTGACTGTGCTCTTTTCATCCGCTTCAGCTTCGTACTTTGCGACCGTAGCGTTAGCTTTTGGTTCAGCAGCTGGGCTTTTATCTTCGTTTTTAGGTTTGATTGAATCGTTTAATTTATTTACAGTTGAATCGTCTAATGCTGTCATATGGTTTGTTACCTCTATATTCATTTCTTTAAGTTTATTTATTACATCCTTGCTTGAAACGTTCTTCTGTTTTGCATATTCATATACACGCAATTTTGTCATACGTTCACCCCCGTAAAATTTAATCGAGCAGCGTTCGGAGTTTTTGTGCAAAACCTTCATCCAGAACTGCGACGGCAACTCTAGCATCCTTACCTATCGCATGGCCGAGCATTGACCTGCTTTCGACTCTTTTTAAAGGAACCTGATAAAATGCGCACTTATCAGATATTTTTTTTTCAGTGTTTTTTGAAGCGTCCGCGGATAAAATAACAACTTTGGCATTACCGCTTCTAATCTCTTTAACCACTAATTCTTCACCCGAAATTAGCTTGCGTGCTCGATTGGCCAAACCTAATAGAGACATCCATTGTTGTTGTTGGGTCATGATGTTAGTTTTTCTCCTTATTCACTAATTCAAGCAATTGTTCATAAAGGGAAGAATCGATTTGGGTACTAAGGTGATTAGCCAGCACATTTTTCTTTTTGGCCAGCTCGATAACATCCCGATCAAGAGTCAAATAAGCTCCCCTTCCCGATTTCTTTCCGGTCGGATCAAGGCTGACTTCCCCTTCTTTAGATCGAACGATGCGTATGAGTTCTTTCTTCGGCTTCATTTCGCCTGTAGCCACACATTTACGCATCGGGATTTTTTTTCGGCTATTCATCTTTTTTCACCTCGAATTACTCGTTATCCTCTTCGAAATCTGTTTCCTCTTCAGTAACATAACTATCTCTGCTCAAAAGGAATTCCTGTTCTTCCACAGGATAAATACCAGCTTCGCGGGCTTCCGTTTCACTCTTGATATCAATTTTCCAGCCTGTAAGCTTGGCAGCTAAACGGGCATTTTGTCCACGCTTACCAATTGCCAGGGAAAGTTGATAATCCGGAACGATTACAGTCGTCGCCTTTTCCTCTTCTTTAACAATAACTTCAAGTACTTTTGAAGGGCTTAAAGCATTCGCAACGAAAATGACCGGATTCTCCGACCATTTAACGATATCGATCTTTTCACCTTTCAATTCGTTGACGATGGCTTGAACGCGCTGACCTTTTTGACCTACACAGGAACCGACAGGATCGACTTCTTCGTTATCGGAATGCACGGAGATTTTTGAACGGTCGCCTGCTTCGCGGGCAACTGACTTAATTTCTACTGTTCCATCAAAAATTTCAGGCACTTCGATTTCGAATAAACGTTTTAAAAGGCCAGGATGTGAACGGGATACAAAAATTTGCGGGCCCTTGGAAGTCTTTTCAACTTTAGTGATGAAAACTTTAATGCGATCATGAGGTTTATACTGTTCATTCGGCATTTGCTCATTCACCGGGAGCAAAGCTTCGATTTTACCTAGGCTGACATAAATGAATCGGGAATCCTGGCGTTGAACGATGCCAGTCATGATATCCTCTTCACGATCGATGAATTCGGCATAAATGATGCCTCGTTCCGCTTCACGCACCCTTTGAGTAACGACTTGTTTTGCTGTTTGTGCAGCAATACGGCCGAAATCCTTAGGTGTTACTTCCATTTCGACAATATCCTCTAACTGATAGTTGGGATCAATTGCTCTTGCTTCTTCAACAGAAATTTCCAGACGCGAATCGAACACTTCGTCAACAACGTCTTTTCTGGCAAATACACGCATAGTTCCTTTACCAAGATTCAAGTCGATACGTACATTTTGTGCTTGGTTAAAGTTACGGCGATATGCCGATATAAGGGCAGATTCAATCGCGTCGATCAAAACCTCCCTGGAAATTCCTTTTTCGTGTTCTAAAATATAGAGAGCATCCAATAACTCATTGCCCATGGTGATCCCCCTTACGGATATTTAAATTAATGATTTGCTTGACTTATGAGAAGGTAATCGCCAATCTTGCTTTGGCTACCTTTTCGAATGGTATGACGATCGTTTTCTTTCTTGTCTTGATTCTGACTTCGAGTGTCACTTCTTCACCATCGAAACTGGTTAAGATTCCTTCGAATTCTTTTTCATCTAAAATGGGCTCGTATGTTTTTAT
This window encodes:
- the nusA gene encoding transcription termination factor NusA, with the protein product MGNELLDALYILEHEKGISREVLIDAIESALISAYRRNFNQAQNVRIDLNLGKGTMRVFARKDVVDEVFDSRLEISVEEARAIDPNYQLEDIVEMEVTPKDFGRIAAQTAKQVVTQRVREAERGIIYAEFIDREEDIMTGIVQRQDSRFIYVSLGKIEALLPVNEQMPNEQYKPHDRIKVFITKVEKTSKGPQIFVSRSHPGLLKRLFEIEVPEIFDGTVEIKSVAREAGDRSKISVHSDNEEVDPVGSCVGQKGQRVQAIVNELKGEKIDIVKWSENPVIFVANALSPSKVLEVIVKEEEKATTVIVPDYQLSLAIGKRGQNARLAAKLTGWKIDIKSETEAREAGIYPVEEQEFLLSRDSYVTEEETDFEEDNE
- the rnpM gene encoding RNase P modulator RnpM, which gives rise to MNSRKKIPMRKCVATGEMKPKKELIRIVRSKEGEVSLDPTGKKSGRGAYLTLDRDVIELAKKKNVLANHLSTQIDSSLYEQLLELVNKEKN
- a CDS encoding YlxQ family RNA-binding protein, with product MTQQQQWMSLLGLANRARKLISGEELVVKEIRSGNAKVVILSADASKNTEKKISDKCAFYQVPLKRVESRSMLGHAIGKDARVAVAVLDEGFAQKLRTLLD